CCAGTGGTAGAACAAGAGACAACAGATAAGCTGCAACACTAAACGTTCCTGTTGCACATAAAAATTAGGAAAGCCTTATTTGAGGTGAGAGAGAAGGGAACTGAATACTGTAAACAGGCtgcccagaaaggctgcagAATCTTCGTccctggagacattcaaaacttCACAAGGCCCCAGATAACCCTGTCTAGCTggtcctgctctgagcagagttCATTGAACCAGATGACCTCTGGATGCCTCCTGCAGCCTAGATTATTCTGTGGCATTGTATTTATAAACCAAAGTTTGCTTTCAGGACAGCATTCAGCAATAGAATGTCATAAACATCTATATTAATTTTAGTTAAGTACCATGCAGACAAATGCTGTAAGCCTCTCTTTTGTATTCTGGCCTACCTTATCTTCAGCGTAACAGAAATATATGACCATGAAGACATTCTTACTTTGCATCCTGTGGCCACTGCTGCAGCTTTGAAACAGTTTTCAACTTTCTCTATCAGAACAGAAAGATCTTTCACTGAAGGGGCACGCAAGTAAAACTCTAGTTCAGTGTAAGAAGGAATGATGTTAGGTTTCACACCACCATTTTTTATTACACCTATAGAAAGAGAAAGGTCATGTTACCAATGTTGCATACAATCGCTTACTCTTCAGCTTTGTCATGAATCTCTTAAGaacaaaatcaacaaaaataaagcataagtTGAGtatgaaatgacaaaaatatagTATGTggacatttttcttcatcatgTCAGATTAGTAAATGGGATGTGCAAAGCCTTTCCAGTGTAATTTTCTCTCATTCATCTGATTAGCCAGCTGTTATTtacctaaagaaaaaacaaaatagcatttgTAATTAATACTGTGGAATTCAATGCATCAGAGCTGTTAAACAATCCTGTTGTTATTaagaaatagggaaaaaaaaatctgccataAAGGCTACTTCGGATTCCAGTCTTTCAAGTTTCCTGGACTAGGACATGTTTCTAACTTATTTTGTCAGCTTGGAGAGAATTTTATTGACTCTTATGTTTTTATGCAATGCTAAAATTCTTCACTTACAGCAATGTGCATGTGCTGCAGTGTGCAGAATGTTCAGTCAACTCTTCATGCTAATTCCTTGAAAATACTGGTGTGtgtgtaaaaaatatatacatatatgtagaGGCACACAATTTTATTCATGGGTCAGGCTTGAGCTGATGACTGCATAGTTTTCAATTATGGCATCAGAAACagtatcataaaaatatttagttatttcaACAGTAAAACAGTGTATACCTCAACACCACATTAGATTTCAATGCATTAACAATGGctagttgtttttaaaagactgtcCTTGCTCTCAGGCCTCTTACCATGAATTTGTgatttcagatttgtttcaaGTAGAATCCAAGAAACCGTTTTATCTGtctgaaatggaaatactgCACAAGGCTACTGTGTTGcttaagactgaaaaaatcaCCACTATCAGGATGCAAATGGGCAACAAATCTTCAATTTTAGTGCAGAAAACAGATTAGGACTATGAACTGTACCTCAAATAAAATCCAATCTTGAACATAGTCAATAAAGTAAACAAAGTGCTCAAATGATCAGTACCAATCTATAACAGAAGGAACAGCTCAGATGAGAGGGACAGACAtcacaaaaagcagcagtaagcAAGCAACCATGCAAATTTACAAGGTACACGCCATAGTACCTTGTACCAAAAACAAGTAGCTTATGAAGCAAACTACTTTCACttgtttttaatgcatctgTAAACAGAACTGGGTAAAGTCAAACAGTATGTCTACACTTAAATTTCAAAGCAACTGCAATATCGAGTAGACAGCAGACCTAGCTTCAAAGAAGGTGGTTTACACAGCAGTTATAGCACATAggttataaaaaataaaaagcttcatCTACAAGGAGGGTACACTGATTAGTATAACTTCTTGAACATAACACACAACCCAAGAAAAAACATATACgttccttttctgtttactgCACAGGAGGAACAATGGACTATCAAATACTAGACaaactcaaaacaaaactgttcaaCTCTTTAAAGCATTGCTTAGAAATTCTAGAGTTTAAGTGATGGAAACTATTTCAATGCTTATTAGTTAATTAAGACAAAGACACTAGGATCAGTTGCTTAATATAGCTACTGCTGTTATTGCAAACCTGCAGCACAAAACCTGATACTGTtgtaaggaaaacatttctaaaatcaaaatctgcaaaaccatttttaaaaccaaaattctGGCTCCTTTCcctaacatattttaaagatttctgatttgaaaaacagtttggTGACTGCCTTAAGCATCACTGTGGTTCAGAAAGTGTTATTTTCCCTTAGGCTTGTTTAGATAGTTAATTCATTACCCACACTGTTTAGTTTAGGTTCAGGTCCCACAATTTTAAACCTGCAATGCAAGTTTCATAAACAGCTCAGAATTAAGTGTAGTTTCCTATCCTTCTACAGGATAGACAGCTAAagttagctggaaaaaaaggctgTGTCCATTGTCTGAAATTCATTCAGTTGACTACATGGCAAAACTGTGAATGTATCTTCATCTACAGCCCAAAGGCCTAGGACTTCCAGATGTCCATCCAGACTTCCTGGAGAGAAATGTGCACATGCATTATACAGATCACCTAAGCACAAGCAGCCAAGACACATGCAATGATCATTTGCTCAGGATTTCTATAAGTGTAATAGCTCACAGCAAGTGTTCCAAATAAGTGGAAGTCCTGTAGAAATGGCCATATTTCTTATTctcaatttagaaaaaaatgtggatgGTGGAATAAGAGAAATCTGAGATTATTTAGTCTTAtacatttgcaaaaatacatacattaacAAGGATTTCAAGGCCTAGTACCAAAATAAACTTGGTCTtaaggcgggggggggggggggccttcTGAATTGCAACTTCAGATGCATGGACTTAAAATTTGTCTAAACTCTACTCAAGTACCTGTGTCCTCTTTTGAATCTGACCCATAAGTCTATTTTCACCAGTTAATTCTGGACACtgtatgattttaaaagttagagaagaatatttaaatgaaacattgCTATTTCATATTTGAAGTGACTATACTAATTTAGTCTATAAAGTACTTTAAATTGTGGGATTTTGTAGGTTAGTATTTGAACAGCCTAAAGTCTTACTTGCTGGACATTAGATTTAATGAAGCTCTCACCATGAACTCTCCAGGTTGGTTTCATTTGCTGTCTTAAAACAGACAGATTGTTGTATGCAAGAACAGCAGCATCTAATGCATTAACTCCTTCCCAAGGATAAGCAGCAGCATGAGAAGCTTTTCCATAGTATTTCACAGTCACactaggaaataaaaagcattgcttatttattttttcgTTCACTAAGAAAATCCTCTAAAAAGTTTTTGATTCACACAGCTGTAGTTATCTACCTTCTGCCTGGCAGAACACAAAGCAACAGTTTATAAGGCACTGTTGCAAAGTTAAACTATCTCAACATAGGCAACATTTTCAGATCAACAAAATGAAGTTACATCAAGAAAAATCAGGCAAAAGAACTATTGCTAATATACCACTACACAGCCTTTTTCTGCAAAGTACAAGCTTCACATACTAAGTAATTTTCTCCAATATTGTTTATGCCTGCCTGACCACTCAGAGGCTTCAAGTTTCTGACAAATTCTGCTGAAGAATAACATCCTGTTCTGATTCAAACTCAGAAGTTAATTGGCCCTAACTCTTgtcaaactaaaaaaaaaaaaaactttacacTGCATATAAGACAGCAAAACCACATTAATAGGATCACATATAACCCATATCTAAATATCAAATgccaaattttaaaacagtagtAAAGGCATAGCCTAGTATAAAATACACATCACTATGCCGCAGTAAGAATATCCTCTCCCTGCACACCTCAAAGAAGCTGGTTGAAGgacttgcaaaaataaactaCTGCAAAAGTTATTCTCGATCTTTCTAAAAATCACATTATACTGTACTTAAATATTATATTTGATATAAATTGCTTGGTTTCATTTAAAAGGGGCCATCTATCCTAGCCTagcaaaataatgtatttaatacTTCAAACTGTATGAAAATTCCTTATAAGAGGCAATAAATATTGACAACTTTATATGGTATTACTAGTcattaaatatacaaatactAATTTTATCAATACTAAAGGTTCTAACTAAAAATTTGTTTGGACTCAGCACCTCGTCCTTTAAATACAATGCTCCATCCCCAGGCTCAGAACTCCCCCAAATACATACAGCCTCTTACCCTGTTAGGGTCAACCTAACTTGCTTGACCCTCTGTCTTGCACAGATGCCAACTTAACCACTTACTCTGTACTAACCCCCTTATGCCCGAAACCATGCCAGGGCTGTTAAGTTATTACCAGAACCTGAATACCAGATGGGAAAAAGGGGCACAACGGAGCATATTGTTGCAGCAGAACAAATGCCTTACGCTACTGCCTTCAACCTGAAGTATTATGTCATGatgcctttctcttcctccctcaccCTTCAAGACAAACATACACCCCACTgaagagttttatttaaaatgttatcacATATGAATCAAGATAAGAAAGCTAATCCATAAACATCCCAAGCATTAGACTGCAGCccctcaaaaaacaaagaaggcaGGACAGATCACTGGGTAGTTATTCTCAGGaaacaggaaggaagggaaagtaaAGCAAATAGCAATACTGCAATCATCTTTTCCAAAAGAGACACATGCTTCTTATTTGTATATATGcctatatacacacacatatatacacacacacgcacactttttttctctcagcattCCTTTTCTTGTAGTTGCTATTGCTACACAAGTGCCATATactctcagaggaaaaaaaaaaaagagtcagacTTTTGGTGAACAATGCAATCCTAAACAACCTTAACATATCAGCACAAGAGCACATACTCTATTTGATGAATAAAACATCCAAGCTGATTAGGTGAATGGTAAGTGAGTTAAGTATGGATTTACAAGTTATCCcaatatgttatttttacaCTTCAGGCACAGAACAGCTTCAAAGTTTGCAGATAGTAATACTAGTAAGTCAGTGATCTGTAGACCTAAAATTCCTGGGAAATGACCAAAAGGTCAAATGCTTATACCTCATCCTTATATAAAACATGACAAAGGTTAAATGTTTCAGGCTTTCTAAAGCAGCAAGTTGTTTCACACAGTACTCCTCCATATTCAAGGTTTAAATGCTATCTAGGACTTGCATCTTACTACAGACCACCCTCTGAAGGCAGATTTCCAAATCTTTGTGTCAATCTTAACAAGCTATTACAAGAACCAAGAAtgaacagaaagacaaaactATCAACAAAAGCTCTATCTTGAAATTAAAAGAGTCTTTAATGGACAGCAACCAAAAGCCAAGCTGAGCTAAGTTTCACAAACAGATTATAAACAGTTAAGACTCTTTAGAAACATGAAAGAAGAATACAGCACAGGGTTAGCTACACGAGGAAGACTGGGCCTAACAGACCTTGTCCATTTCTACCCTAAAACTAAGTAATAATGAAAGCAAATTATTCACCAAGAACAGCACTGAATGAGAAGGCAAAATGGCTAATAAAAGCAACCAAAAGGGGTTGGAAAGTAGCATAACCAAGACGAAACCAGCACTCAGTGCATTCAAGTTAGAGATGGTTGGATACCCATTTAATTACTACAAAATTTAGTCAAAGACAACAAATGTAATACTTAGACAAAAAGCTTGAACTGGAGCGAGCTTACTAATGGCATCCCTGCAGGGTAAGTCCTCAGAATCAAATACTAGTGACTGTGTGGCATAAAATCTACTAATGAAAACTGCTGGTAGCCTAAAGCTGGGACATCATGAAAGTAGAAGAGGTTTATAATATCAAAGAAAGAATGGCACGACCTTGCAGATTGGCATCACAGAAATAGGATGAAactcaaaaatacagaaaagattgTGCATTTCTCCTTTAAGAGTTCACTGCTTGAAAACAACTGAAGAGTAATCCTCCCATACAGGATCTACAGAATGATTATGAGGTACCAGTTTGCTGAGAGGCAAAAAACTCTAAGATACATATACCCTGAAATTTCCAGGAAATAAGGACACACAGGGGTTCCAGAATTGGCTGAGTACAGCCTAATGACATTCCACCTGAAGTTTTGTGCAAAATCCTGATTGTGTGTGTTCCAGAAGAAGTACTCCAAAACAAGTTGTTACAAGTACAATGAACAagtacagagaaggaaaagtagGACTAATCAAAAGTAGTCAAGATCTAGTTTTCAAAGAGTTATATGGCTAGCTGGTGAAACGAAGGCTTAGAGAGGAGACTGTATGTATATTGTCTCTACATACATTGTGGGTAAACATGAAGGATGGACAAGAATTAATTTGAATCCAAAAAACTCAAGCTGATGAGAGAGCTAACAGATGTAAAATGGCCAGTATTAAGTTCAGGTTGGAAAAAATCCTAACAATAACTAAGTCCAGCTGATCAGCTGTTTCCGAAGTGGAAGAGAAACACAActactttcaaaaatgatgagAACATTTATACAAAGGGGTATATGACTTAGTGCCCAAGAAAGCACAGAACTATGATCAATGAAACTGCTCCCACTTCTATGTTCTAAGATTTAAAGAATGGATGCTTTTCAAAGGAAGACTTTTTTAGAGAGAAGATAATGGCATGCATGTGTAAAAAAGAATGCTTAGAAATAATatcacaagaaaaaatgaattctggAGACCCATGTAAGATTAACTGAGAGCCACAAATGGTCTTTAATACTAAATTTTAAGTGTGAAGAGCATCAACATTAACATTTAAGAACTTTCCAGCATACACACGATGCTATATTGTAACAAGCAAGTTGGTGTTCTGCTGAATGTCTTCCTTGATATCCATCCTCTCTACtaacattttacaaatgaatCAAAAGATACAAGTCCAATGAACTCCCACAAAACAATATTATACAAAGTTGTTGCAAGCTGAACACTGCACTTCGGAAAAACTGCTCTGAATGTCCAGAACAGTGACTTCAGCTGACTGTAAATACCTTCTTTGAAGAGAACCTGCAAGGTCCCAGGCCCTAAATTCTGCCTCTTTCAAAGCAGCTCTCCTACTGCAAAGGATAACAATAATCCCACCCTTTCCACCCCAACTTGCCCACTCACTCGTGCTCTGCTACATCAGGCAGATAGGCTGCATTTTCTTGTGACGGGTGTGCCATAAAAACCACATCCAGGTCATCAAACACTCCAGCTTTTATGAGGTCTATTTtgcctcctccttcttcttctgcAGGTGTCCCCAGCACTATAATctgcagcacaaacacacagagtCAGGGGCCGACTGGCCCACAGAAGCCAGGGTCACAGGCCGAGGACGAAACCGCCCGGCCGGAAGGGGTCTCACCTGGACAGCGGCAGGCAGTGGCTGGGGTAAGCTCTCCAGGGCAGCCTTCAGTCCCAGCGCGGCAGCGGCGCCCACCTCGGCGATGAGGTTGTGTCCGCAAGCGTGGCCGATGCCGGGGAGGGCGTCGTACTCGCAGAGGAAGGCGACACGGAGGGGGCGAAGGCCATGGGGGGCGGCCGTACCCCACTCAGCGCGGAAGGCTGTGCCCAGCTTGTAGCGGGGCTGCACGGCCCAGGCGGCGCCGGGCAGCTCCCCGCTGGAGAAGAAGCGGGTCATGGCGTCGTGCGCCTGGTGCTCCTCGTAGGCCAGCTCGGGCCGACTCCAGATGTCGTGGCTCAGCGCACCCAGCCGCGCCGCGTTCAGCTCCACGCTCTCGCACGCCTGCTGCTTTAGCTTCTCCAGTGccagcggcggcagcgcggcggcggccacTGCGGCGGAGCCGCTCTGCACCGGGTCCTGCGGCCTCATGATGGAGCGGCGAAGCGGCCCGAGAAGCACCTGTCAACGCGCGCGGACCAACCGTCCCCAACGGCCAACCGTCCCCAACGGCCAGCCCGCGCGCACCTGTCGGCCGCCCCGTAAGCCGCGCGCCGTCGCCGA
The sequence above is a segment of the Rhea pennata isolate bPtePen1 chromosome 3, bPtePen1.pri, whole genome shotgun sequence genome. Coding sequences within it:
- the PM20D2 gene encoding xaa-Arg dipeptidase isoform X2 encodes the protein MRPQDPVQSGSAAVAAAALPPLALEKLKQQACESVELNAARLGALSHDIWSRPELAYEEHQAHDAMTRFFSSGELPGAAWAVQPRYKLGTAFRAEWGTAAPHGLRPLRVAFLCEYDALPGIGHACGHNLIAEVGAAAALGLKAALESLPQPLPAAVQIIVLGTPAEEEGGGKIDLIKAGVFDDLDVVFMAHPSQENAAYLPDVAEHDVTVKYYGKASHAAAYPWEGVNALDAAVLAYNNLSVLRQQMKPTWRVHGVIKNGGVKPNIIPSYTELEFYLRAPSVKDLSVLIEKVENCFKAAAVATGCKVEIKGGEQDYYNVLPNKTLENVYKENGRKLGIEFISDDCVLNGLSGYPFLLLKGKEDSSVASPCLCSRKVVNR
- the PM20D2 gene encoding xaa-Arg dipeptidase isoform X1 is translated as MRPQDPVQSGSAAVAAAALPPLALEKLKQQACESVELNAARLGALSHDIWSRPELAYEEHQAHDAMTRFFSSGELPGAAWAVQPRYKLGTAFRAEWGTAAPHGLRPLRVAFLCEYDALPGIGHACGHNLIAEVGAAAALGLKAALESLPQPLPAAVQIIVLGTPAEEEGGGKIDLIKAGVFDDLDVVFMAHPSQENAAYLPDVAEHDVTVKYYGKASHAAAYPWEGVNALDAAVLAYNNLSVLRQQMKPTWRVHGVIKNGGVKPNIIPSYTELEFYLRAPSVKDLSVLIEKVENCFKAAAVATGCKVEIKGGEQDYYNVLPNKTLENVYKENGRKLGIEFISDDCVLNGLSGSTDFGNVTFVVPGLHPYFYIGSDALNHTEQYTEAAGSQNAQFYALRTAKALAMTALDVIFKPDLLEKVRQDFRQVKLSEEGQLHPVEPSKESGLGIGAACASH